From the genome of Magnolia sinica isolate HGM2019 chromosome 12, MsV1, whole genome shotgun sequence:
AACCATCAAGCAGGCTACCATGTTCATTAAAAGATTTTTAGATGGTTGTTGAATTGTTTtatatgtggtggcccactttaTGATACTTTATGCCTTGATGTCTAGGGCATTTCATCATCATAGCATCACTCACATAATtcataagttggatggtaaatgcGTAGTACTATGGATCACTTATAAAAAACCAATGAAAACAATTGACAACTAAAGACCTTCGAGTTTAGTAGTTGTTAAGGTAATTAAGTAACAGTTTAGGTGACCCGATCGGCTAAATGTTGAGCCCGAACTTGAAATCTATGCCTAGTGTCATGGTTGGGCCGAGCTGGGCCAAAGATGCATGGCCTAATCATAATCATCGAGTGGTTTACCATAATAATAAAATGGGAATGGACAATATAAAAATATTTGTAATTGAATTgttaaaaaattttgaatttaaagaataagaaaaaatcttTTTCTTATTCCATCTTTTCCTTAATTTGTCCTTCATCCTGCTGTTTTTTAGTATTAGTTAAAATGCACTAACACAATAATAAATTACCGGTCATACACAACACGTCCCCTGACATGCACCTTATGGCCACCAACTCACGTCCCCTCACATGCACTTTATGGCCACCAGCCCTAACCTATCTCTTtataaaagcatttgattttttcattcgACGAACCAagaaatggacgcggatttcctgcgaacgcCTTTCACAGTATGTTTTTGAACAaagattctgggtggggcccaccatgatgtttgtgataaattcaccttatctatccattttgtgagctcattttaaaacatgtgaccgaaaatgaagtggatacaatactcaagtgggccacacgagaggaaaccgtgggaattcactgagaaccgttgaagcattcttatagtcataaaagttttgtatcaagctataaTTATCGTGATtttacttcatcccattgggaatgaccttgtaaacggtttaaatagcatataaacattctgccttggaaggtttcaacggtaggaatttctttccccaatttcccctCTTGTGTACGTAAGTTTTGCATCCCCCTCAATTTTTGTCGCACgttttaaaatgagctcgcaaaatggatggacggaatggatttctcaaatacattgcagggggccccacctaacatccttGCGCGGGAACTTTCCATTAAAGGCTTTACAAGAAAATCCATGTCCCCAAAAAAGCTTTCTTTTTCTCCTCTTATTAATTTAGCCATTGGTTAGTTTTTTCTTTACATTTTTTCTATGGATGAATAAGAAAGAGCAAGTTTGAATTTATGTGGATAAGATCGAATATACACCTTATTTAAATAGAATTGTTGTATCCCAGGAGCAAAGTTGCTAAGACCAAGGTGtaaatataaaacacatgcataccCCCTCAACGCACCACACGTGGGGGCTGGAGATGATATGGGCAACTCCACAGGATCGAACCGGCCTCAAATCCTATAAATGGTTCGATAATCTCAAGGAGGCTTCCTTGGTAGTCGCCCTCATTGACCATTTAGAACCTTCCAATTTatatacaaacaccatggtgggccccacacgtcaaTTTGCGTGTGAGCATTTCTCCATGGACTAGTCTCAAACACGGAGAGGAACATTGATATTCTGGCAGACCTAATCTTCATACGCATGCACCTAGGAATTGCTTGCTTGGCATATATGTAACTCAAAGTACACCGTCAAAATCGTGGGACCCATTGAGATGGGTcacaaaataaaatgaaattcgTGTAATGAAATGAATCTTACCTGGTCAGCTTACAAGAAATAATCTATGGTCTGAAATTCAAGAACCAAATTAATCTCCATTAATGAGTGGGTAGGAAAATCCAATCAATCTGATTCTATTTTTGTGATCTatctattgtggggcccacaatttggatggttaattttgagttgtgGATATTGGACGTGTGATTTTGGGATGCATCTGTATTAACCATTACATTTGGTAAGATATTACTATCTtccaaattaaaataaataaatgaacctTCATGCTCCTTTGTATTTCTTTAATGTGAGGTTgggtggggtgagagtaaatggctcAGCtgctctggtgggccccactgttatcTCAAATCGATCCCAACCACAAGATGAATCACCTCAGGATAGGTCAAGGATCCAAAAATTACTaacatccaaaattcaggtggatcaAATGATTGGAAACATTATATTGAGAAATGGTTGCCCTCgaaactatttcttttggtgtggcccacctaaataactAATAGACTTGATTTTTAGACCCAGGGTTAAATTTTTGTGTGGTACctcatgaatggagtggatttcatataatcatcatggtatgCCCCATAAAATCATAAGTGAATGTCACTATCCCAACTATTTTAtttagtgtggcctacctaaatcCCAAGTCGGTTTGATATTTTGGCTTTGAACATAAAATacaaacatgcaatggatatcacatgcacatcatggtgggcccaccaaagATAAAATCCCAACGTCCTTGTCCAGGTGAAAGGTTTAGGCACATTTTTTATTTATCTGGGCCACAATAATATAAACATTTCGAAGGATGAGCATTGCTTCTACattattttcaatcatgtggtccatttaaattaTAGATAGGGCTTTACAGGAATCGAGTTAAttcagttagctcgctcaactcgactcgaaaaagctcgattcaactcgattcgaaactgagttcgagttgggttgagatgattttttgagctcgaaaaattttcgaactgagttcaagcttgcctgGGCTCAGctcagatcgaacccaactcggatcgaaccaattcggtgactcggttactttgatattgaaattactcactaagtgtttgatgaaatgactcaacgcaGTGttgttggtggcaaggaaggtatgtatatgaaataaatactcttttttttcttgatttttatgttgcttagaaggtgtttgatgaaatacctataaaatcacCGTTGttattttacatatagtgagattttaaaggtacatccatatgtttgtgaaaatgctacacaagCGAATTCGGCTCAAATTCAGCTTGAACTGGCCTTTACttgctgaccaaaccaagccgagctggccagtcaagctcgaggacctagtcgagttgagttcaagctgaggtcagcaagtcaactcaattcaactcatgtacacatCTAATTATAGATGAAGCTAAATTTTGGGCCTttgcctaacatggggtgaagcACATGGTCGCTGATTATACATAATCATGACAATGGAGCCCACTTGATCTATCAATCCATTTACTCACAGCGCGGTGGAATGGTAATTTTATTGAATGAGGCagctttttgaaaaaataaaaaaataaaaaaagatactGGAATGAAAATTTAATAACAAGTAGGGAGTTGTTTTGTAAGATTCCCTATTATCTAATAGAGGCGGATTGCATACTACCCAAGCCCGTTCCTAGCTCCTaacaggcagttctgtgggtgggttCACCGTAATGTATTTATACCTCCAACCTGTCTATcccttttttcaaattattttacgcatcaaaacaaaaatgaagcaaatacaacggttaaatagaccacaccacaaatgactCTTGCAATTAATGcgactgacatttaatgctttgtgcattttaatgcaatcaagcttattatttggtgtggtccctgcttcatttttcttttgATGCGTTAAATTAATCtgagaaaatggatagacggcttggatgtagagatatatcacggtgggcccgcccacagaactgcccgttcggagctagggacgggcgggggtagtacgcaatccgcatccccctTCAACGACCGGCAAGCGGTCATGAAATGCCGCGTGTTTCCAACAAGAAAGATTGGAACTTGGAAGCAAGAACTTTCTTGTTTGTTGCGCGATGGATCTACTATGGTTCGTTGTAAACCTACAGTGAGCTTAACTACATCTTCAatgaatccaaaccgttgaaattATGGCATCTAGTATAGACGGCCACAAATTGCTGATAAAAGCGTGAGTTGATACGAGTGATAGTTTCTACAGTATTCTTAGGTTTGAGTTCGTCCAAGTGATgctcatggttcagtgatccaaaccattcattcggCGAGATATCCGATGGCCCATGCTCCCAAAATCAATTGGTGGCCGTGAAGGGTCACAATCAACCCAATAAAATGCAAAGATTCCATGTCCAGGATCTTCCAATATGGGAGATTTTAAATGCATGTACCATCGAGACTGGACCCACCACAGCAACGATTTGGATCGCCGTGATGAATGGAGAGAGTAATGGGATCGCATGATTAATATATCTTCCTAGATATTAGTATTGGCCGTCCATTCTGAGGGCTGCAATCTACAACTATAGATGCTCATGGAGGTTCATTTTTTCTCAAAAGTTCAACGAAAGTAaagtccacagatggacggtccaaaatATGGAAACCTTAAAGAGTGTCAATGAACCAGGTCCTATTCATTGCAGCACGGCTCTGACTGGTCCACGTTTGCTGTTTGGCCGCAaaaaccggacgcggatttcctgcgaaaggaagttcctgcgcaaggatgctgggtggggcccaccgacatgtttttgataaatccaatccgtccatccgtttttcgagatcatttaaggacttgagataaaaaatttagGTGTATGTAGAATTAAAATgggacacacgagaggaaacagtgatcattcagtgagcaccgttgaaccATTTGTATGCCCAAAAAATTATTGTATCAgtctatatttttggttttttcacttaatcccattcacaatgaccttataaacggtttagataacatataaacatcaaggtggagactgggaagatttcaacggtagaaatttctttccctaattttccctctcgtgtgacctacttgagttttttatccacctcattttttgtcacacggctaaaatgagatctcaaaacagatggacggaatggatttctcacatacattgtagtgggccccacccagatccttgagcaggaacttcctgcgaaaggctttcgcaggaaatccgcgtccgcaaaAACCGGCCTTCGGCGCTTCCAACGTACGTGTGACGTTAGCGCGTAAAAAGAGAGACGCGGACCAACCGCGTGTGTTGACGTGACAaagttctgtggacccaccatgatgtatgttttatatccacaccgttcaaccattttttaagattattttatggcataataccaaaaatgagatagattaaaatcttaatggaccacaccactaacaATAACGGAGATAGAAcacctacaattgaaaacttctcaaggccacggaagttttggataaagctgatatttgttttttttcctttcatccatatctttttgaccttattaacaggttggatggaaaataaacatatggtgggccctaaaaaggttttaacggCATCATTGTcgccactgctttttgtggtgtagtTCACGTGAggtttggatctagctcatttcttgactcatgctctaaaatgatagggaaaaatgaacggacggtgtggatgtaacacatacgttAGATTGGTGCCATACAAATTTTCCATGTAAACACACCACCAGgtccacgcaatccgcgtccgaaaagACGGGATTCGGAGTGGGTAGTGACGCCTCGAGTACCGAGCTCTCTGTACAGGTctgttctgtggccccaccatgatgtatgtactctatccactccgtccatccattttaccagctcattttaatgcactaccccaaaaaagaagtagatatagacctcaggtggaccacaacatagtaaacagtggtaattgaacgcttaccattaaaaacatcacagggcccactgtgatgattgttttccatccaatcttttcattaGATCAAACAAGCATGGAtgaatattaaaaaaagaagatcagctccatctaaaactttcgtggcctcaagaagtttttaacggtgaacgttcaatcaccactatttcctctagtatggtccacctgagatttgggtctgctgaATTTTTACAATATTGcaataaaatgagatgagaaaacaGATCAACGGACTGGATATAacataaaaacatcacggtggggatccaccgacctcgtggtatccaccgaagccgcgaACCTCCTTCCTTCCGTCGTGTGGCTTCTTCCTACGCGTGATAGCCGTCCCTCCATACTTATAACATAAGTATGCATTTCCTATAAAAACCGAAACCACCTAACCATTGTTCCATCACCCCATCCTCTCTTTTCATCCTAACCTTATAATCCATCCTTCCATCACCCCGACCTCTCTTTTCATCCTAACCTTTTAATccatccaactctctctctctctctctctctctctcaaacatgaGTCACTACGAACAACACCAAGCTCCACAAGgtaattttcatttttcacaCTTTCTTTAAATTCATTCATTTTAACCATTCTGGTTTGGCCTAGATTTTTAAAAGAATTGAGATTTTATTATAAGAGATTTTTTAATGATATTtgaataaaaatatttaatatcGATAACAGTGCCATAACTATTAGGATTTTTTCTATAGTTCTTTGATAAagatatttaataatgataacaGGGGCCATAACGGTCAGATTTTTCTATAATATTTGTATAAAGATATTTAATAACAATAACGGTTACTGTAATAACCAGCTACACAGCTGTTATAATATAAGCCATGAACAGCCTGTaattattgaaattttttttaatgaaaaaaagcATCAGCCTTATATTGGTCCATTACACCCTATAACGGCTGTTACCGAAATTAAAAGTCAATTAcaaattgttatttatttatttatttttttgaaattgggCATTAGGACTCATATTGTATGACGGTCACCTACAGTAATTGGTTTGTATACAAAGAAAGCTATTCTTGAAAATTCACTTTGTGTTTAGCTATTGGAATCTTATTAGAGGAGTGGAGaggctctctctatttctctctccctctctctcttcaaaaATAAATACTTAATaagaatttattttctaaaattttacaatccatcttaaaaataaaaatcataaaatgaattaattttttaaattgattCAATTCTACAAGACCCAAATACAAACTCACCTTCTTATTGATGGAATCCATTTTCTAAGGGCAGGCtcttatggatttttttttgtggggggggggggggggtggttatTGTAAGTTTTGGTGCATAAATAGGTGGACGACTTTTATTTATTTCAATAAATTCTACCctttttaagtttttattttttattttaagattCGACCCGGCTTGAGTTGACTTGATTTTAGAATCAAACATCAATATTGAGTTTTAAAACCATGTTAGGATAATAAACCCATgatcattttattcatttattgttTGTTTAGTTTCTTTTGAATTATATCCACCGTTGGATTAATGATCATCTCATTCTTATGACCCTTTGATTGATCAGTCTATCCGCCACCAGCCGCATATCCTCCGCCCGGCCAAGCCTACCCACCTCAATCATACCCTCCCACCGCATACGTGGCGGCACCGCCGCCGATGGGGTACCCCGCAAATGAAGGGTCTGGGTACCCCCAACAACAAGTTCCTGTAGAAACTAAGAGCAGAGGTGATGGATTTTGGAAAGGATGGTAAGTATACTATAATTCCATTTCAATCGtttctttaaataataataataaaaaaaatctttttaattggTGTGATCATCTAACAGGCATTGGGCCCACCATCTGATCACCATCCGATTATTCGAGATCAGTGTGGGCCCACAACCataatttgtgggtcccacccatttGACCTGATCATGATCTGAACACCAATAATTTCTtatgatcttttcacttataccttcaatttctttcttttctttttttttccctgcaGTTGTGCTGCCTTATGTTGCTGTTGCGTCTTGGATGCGTGCTTTTGAGTGGTGACCAGAGACGTGTGGCTGTTTTATCTTCCTTTATTATTTATGTTTTCTGTCATTTtgatgtaaaaaagaaaaaaggaggatGATGTGGTCGTTTCCTCCTTGAGATTGTATTGTTTTTAAATTCATTTATATGAGATGGTTAGTTTTAATTATTTGAAAAAACAACATCTGGCATCCAATAAGATTGGACCATGTACCTTGATggtccatagttcaaaaacttgaaaCTATGGCTCGAATCAAGGTGTGCCAGGTTCGGTCAACTCAAATACTTTAGTGAGTCTTTAAAAccacaactcgactcggttggAGTGACATTTCACCATTAACCACAACTCATTCGTTGATTCTTCAACATCAGCTGGTTTGGACAGATCAGATCACTTAAGTTTGGATTCGTAAGCAATGACGGTTGTCCTATGAATACTCACTTTTACTACAGCTCATGTGGGTTTTCCTAACCAAGCTATTACCTGTGAGTCATTTAGCTCATTCTTCAACAGACATGGAGATGCTCCTTTCATTGCTTGGGAGCTCACGGTTACGCATTCTGTTTCACTTTTCTCAGGGGTTCTTTTCACCTTTTTCCCGAGGCACTATTTCGCTATCAATTATTGTATTTAGCATGACAAGGTAATTAATTCTTCCTAATTCACAAGGAATTCCATGTGCCCAACTAATGCTACTTGAGTCAAAACATAAATATTGCTTTCGCCAATTCATTATAGGGCATTAGTGAACACGTGAtagatccaaatcacaagtggaccacaccataggaagcatttGGGATAATGAAgctcacagttgaaacctttctagggcctaccgtggtgtttgtttgccatccaaccttcacAAGGTGATGCCAACTTGGATgacggaaaaaaaaaattaatgtaagcttggtccaaaacttctataactccCAAGAAGcttctaatggtgggtgttcaatccctgttgtttcctataatgtggtccactttagctttggatttgtctcatgccctaaattgggGGGCaagaatggagtggataaaacagatcCGTTATTAGAACTTCTGTGCCTTTCCTAGTTAGACAAAAAATGACTAGGTTCAAAGAAATTAAAGACACGACAATTATATAGGCGACCAACCCGTCGATACTAATCCTTAGTAGCAAAGGCTTTGTGAGGACTGCTAGAATAGATCCGTCAAGTTGATGTTTGGGACATACTTGTTATAATGATTGGCATACCTATTATAATGATCACAATTGAACCACCGGCATGCATTATCAAAAAAGGACCCAAGCTAGCACGCAACAACGTGGGCCTATGGAGCTTAGGATTTTGAGGCATCCAACTTTCATGATGGAGAGCTAACCTGCTTTACAAGTTCCACACAGATTTTGAAGTGAGCAAACCTGCTCTAtggcacccaccttgatgtatatgttttatccacgcttgTTTGATTTTAAGCTCAATTTAGGACATaaccccaaaattgaagcatatctaaagctcaagtggaccacaccatataaaatagaTGGGATAATAACATCCACAGgcaaaaccttcctaaggccccggtgaagtttatatgtcatctaacctgttgataaggccacataaacgtggatgaagggaatgatccaaaacttgtatggcccaCAACTTCAATTCcccttgtttcatgtggtgtggtctacttaagctttagacattcaattttaggctcatgtttcctatggtgtggtccacttaagcttgggatatgcttcaattttgggttcatgtcctaaaatgagttggaaaaacaatggactacatggataaaacccatacaacaAGCCCACTACAGTAAAGAGTAATGAGGGCCTCATTACACGATCCAACTCCatgcatacaccatggtgggccccatacgtAATCCACAAACCTTACGAGGGAGTCAAGAGACATGTAAAGGAACCGGATCCTGCATGTATCACTTCACGTTGGGCCAACATGTtgagatagttttatgatttgaacggtccatgtcaCGACTCAGATTTTGGGTACTTTTCGTATACTTTAGAACTGAGATCCACGTCATGACTTGAACAGTAAGTGTACTTAAATTATTTGATATGATTACATAATTCGTCTAGCTAGTAGTACTATCTTAGATTTAAATTTCATTCATACTCAGTCATATCTCATTAATAAAACATTCACTATCAATTCCAATCATCAGTTATTAACATATTTAAGGACCCTCACATTCAGGGTCTTATGCAATAAAATAAACTTGTCCGAtaaacttaaaataaataaataatccaagaacatcaaatataattaaaatgataatcaTGGTTGATCTAGGGCATCAATTTCTTTATCTGTCAAGTATGACTACGTGTCCCTTAGGTCCTTTTCTAACTCGACCACGTAATCTTATTCTTGAGCCACTAGCTCACCCTCAATTATATTTATATGGTTTTGCATCAATACAATATAAACTGACCAAGCCTAATAAAAAGTCTCGATATGATTCTTTATATCAAATTAGTATATAATAACAACAATCATATACAATATaagttcaaaaaaaataaaatacaaatgttATACAATGCGTGAATGCTGAATGCATCAAGTAGAAATTCATTCACAATTTGAGTTGGAAAACTATCAACTTGCATTTGTCCCTTGGCAGGCTTCTACCAT
Proteins encoded in this window:
- the LOC131221003 gene encoding protein CYSTEINE-RICH TRANSMEMBRANE MODULE 6-like; translated protein: MSHYEQHQAPQVYPPPAAYPPPGQAYPPQSYPPTAYVAAPPPMGYPANEGSGYPQQQVPVETKSRGDGFWKGCCAALCCCCVLDACF